One genomic window of Pseudomonadales bacterium includes the following:
- a CDS encoding ABC transporter substrate-binding protein, with amino-acid sequence MKRFFLLGLALLLSVVSTGSYANATPDKKPQRIASLSLCTDQVLLMLVDPSRIATINYQAANPKASYMAKAVGNIPLNHGAAEEIISYKPDLVISTRFGSPDAIRILKALGYRVEVMPLPTDVAGIHQMLLQVGEWLGETEKAKALITQMDKKIQDAKQRNHNKYSPRTMIYSPNGYTIGSDTLENDILTQAGYRNLAAEMGFQRFQQISLEQLITAQPDRIIIDNYAYNPNPWLTVTSTIPLCDK; translated from the coding sequence TTGAAGCGTTTTTTTCTGCTTGGGCTCGCACTGCTACTGTCAGTTGTTTCTACTGGCAGTTATGCCAATGCAACACCCGATAAGAAACCACAACGCATTGCGTCACTCAGTTTGTGTACCGATCAAGTTTTATTGATGTTGGTTGATCCTTCGCGTATTGCGACTATCAATTATCAAGCTGCCAACCCCAAAGCCTCTTACATGGCGAAAGCTGTAGGTAATATTCCACTCAATCACGGTGCCGCCGAAGAAATTATTTCGTACAAACCCGATCTCGTTATCAGCACGCGTTTTGGCTCGCCCGATGCCATTCGCATTTTGAAAGCACTCGGCTATCGCGTGGAGGTTATGCCATTGCCTACCGATGTTGCAGGCATTCATCAGATGTTACTTCAAGTTGGTGAGTGGTTAGGTGAGACAGAAAAAGCCAAAGCGCTAATCACACAAATGGATAAAAAAATTCAGGATGCAAAACAGCGTAACCACAATAAATATTCGCCGCGCACGATGATTTATTCACCCAACGGTTACACCATCGGCAGCGATACATTAGAAAATGATATTTTGACGCAAGCGGGTTATCGCAACCTTGCTGCTGAAATGGGTTTTCAACGCTTTCAGCAAATTTCTCTGGAACAATTGATTACCGCACAGCCGGATCGCATCATCATCGATAACTATGCGTACAATCCCAATCCTTGGCTTACAGTTACATCAACCATCCCGTTGTGCGACAAATGA